From Triticum aestivum cultivar Chinese Spring chromosome 7B, IWGSC CS RefSeq v2.1, whole genome shotgun sequence:
gggagcactacaacatttctgataagtatatgtgaatgacatattgttgatcggaaataatgtagaattattctgcaaagcataaaggagtgtttgaaaggagttctttaaaataaagacctcagtaaagctacttacatattgagcatcaagatctattgaaatagatcaagacacttgataagattttcaataagtacatacattgacaagattttgaagtagttcaaaatggaacagtcaaagaaagagtttcttgcctgtgttacaaggtgtgaaattgagtaagactcaaatcctgaccacggcagaaaatagaaagagaatgaaagtcattccctatgcttcagtcataggttctataaaagtatgtcatgctatggaccagacctattgtatactctgccctggtttggcaagggagtacaatattgatctaggagtagatcactagacattggtcaaaattatcctttgtggaataaggatatgtttctcgattatggaggtgacaaaaggttcgtcgtaaagggttacgtcgatacaagttttggcactgatctagatgactctaagtcttaatctggatacatattgaaagtgggagcaattagctagagtagctccgtgcagagcattgtagacatagaatatttgcaaaatacatacggctctgaatgtgatagacccgttgactaaacttctctcacaagcaaaacatgatcataccttagtactctttgggtgttaatcacatagcgatgtgaactaaattattgactctagtaaaccctttgggtgttgatcacatgacgatgtgaactatgggtgttaatcacatgatgatgtgaactatgggtgttaatcacatggtgatgtgaactagaatattgactctagtgcaagtgggagactgaaggaaatatgccctagaggcaataataaagttattatttatttccttatttcatgataaatgtttattattcatgctacaattgtattaactggaaacatgatacatgtgtgaatacatagacaaacttaatgtcactagtatgcctctacttgactagctcattaatcaaagatggttatgtttcctaaccatagacatgttttgtcatttgattaacgggatcacatcattaagagaatgatgtgattgacttgacccgttccgttagcctagcacttgatcgtttagtatgttgctattgctttcttcatgacttatacacgttcctatgactatgagattatgcaactcccgtttaccggcggaacactttgtgtgctaccaaacgtcacaacataactgggtgattataaaggagctctacaggtgtctccgaaggtacatgttgggttggcgtatttcgagattaggatttgtcactccgattgtcggagaggtatctctgtgccctctcggtaatgcacatcactataagccttgcaagcaatgtgaccaatgagttggttacggaatgatgcattacgtaacgagtaaagagacttgccggtaacgagattgaactaggtattgagataccgacgatcgaatctcgggcaagtgacatgccgatgacaaagggaacaatgtatgttgttatgcggtttgaccgataaagatcttcgtagaatatgtaggagccaatatgaacatccaggttccgctattggttattgaccaagaatagttctaggtcatgtctacatagttctcgaacccgtagggtccgcacgcttaacgttacgatgacagttatattatgagtttatgagttttgatgtaccaaaggagttcggagtctcggatgaggtcggggacatgacgaggagtctcgaaatgatcgagacgtaaagatcgatatattggacgactatagtcggagttcggaaaggttccgagtgattcgggtatttttcggagtacccgagagttacgggaattcgccggggagtatatgggccttattgggccatacgggaatagaggagagaggccaaaaggaaggaggcctgcggcccccctctggtccgaattggacaaggggcgcagcccccctttccttcttcctctccccctctttccccttctcctactccaacaagggaggtggaatcctactaggactcctagtaggactccacacttggcgcgccccctcctagggccggcctcctcgccccttgctcctttatatacgggggcaggggggcaccccatgacacacaagttgatctatggatcattccttagccgtgtgcggtgcccccctccaccatattccacctcggtcatatcatagtggtgcttaggcgaagcccgacgtcggtagaacattatcaccgtcaccacgccgtcgtgctgacagaactcatccccgacaccctgctggatcggagtccggggatcgtcatcgagctgaacgtttgctgaactcggaggtgccgtacgttcggtgcttggatcggtcagatcgtgaagacgtacgactacatcaaccgcgttgtcataacgcttccgcttacggtctatgagggtacgtagacaacactctcccctctcgttgctatgcatcaccatgatcttgcgtgtgcgtaggaatttttttgaaattactacgttcctctacaatacaaatgcaatatggatggtagatataggtttttgtaatctgaaaatataaaaacagcaaggtaactaataataaaagtgagcacaaatggtattgcaatgcgttgaaacaaggcctagggttcatactttcactagtgcaagttctctcaacaataataacataattggatcatataactatccatcaacatgcagcaaagagtcattccaaagtcactaatagcggagaacaaacgaagagattattgtaggatacgaaaccacctcaaagttattctttctgatcgatctattcaagagtccatagtaaaataacacgaagctattatttccgtttgatctatcctagagttcgtactagaataacaccttaagacacaaatcaaccaaaaccctaatgtcacctagatactccaatgtcacctcaagtatccgtggatatggttatacaatatgcatcacacaatctcagattcatctattcaaccaacacaaagaacttcaaagagtgccccaaagtttctaccggagagtcaagacaaaaacatgtgctaccccctatgcatagattcccaaggtcacggaacccgcaagttgatcaccaaaacatacatcaagtgaatcaatagaataccccattgtcaccacgagtatcccacgcaggacatacatcaagtgttctcaaatccttaatgactcaatccgataagataacttcaaagggaaaactcaatccattacaagagatagagggggagaaatatcataagatacaactataatagcaaactcgcgatacatcaagatcgtgccgaatcaagaacacgcgagagagagagagagagagagatcaaacacatagctactggtacataccctcagccccgaggatgaactactccctcttcgtcatggagagcgctgggatgatgaagatggccaccggtgagcgaccccccctccggcagggtgccggaacagggtcccgattggtttttggtggctacagaggcttgcggcagcggaactcccgatctagattattttctggaggtttctgtatttataggaactaGCGGATTGACCCACGCATTTACGCGGCTAGATTTTCAACACATGGTTATGAATATTATGTTAGATTTTGACATGCGTTCAAATATTTAACTCTGACAATATTTTACTTGAGCATTGTGACTCCCTTTTTTTCATTCAAATATTTAACTCTGACAATATTTTACTTGAGCATTGTGACTCCCTTTTTTTGACCTCGTATTGATCGTCTAAATTGTTACCATTATTGAGATTGCATCTACTAACCTAAATATGGTTCATAGAAAAATTCTAATCTATCATGAATTTATAATATTTTGAGCAGAAACTCAACTCGATTAATAATTAGCCTTCAAAAGTTTAACCTTTTTTATCGAACCATTCCACAGTATTGTTTCTTGGTAGTTACACCCTCTGTAAAgtaatataagactttttagataatgatttaaaaagacttatattagtTTACATAGGGAGTACATTTTATATATTAGTGACAGAAGTTTAACCATTTGAATGCAACACATTTGTAAGATGATTCAATGTTTATAAACTTTTCAATCAACGAATAGATTTAAATACTGATGGTTTATATGTCAACACTATATTGTTTACTCTCTCCATGTGCTGATTCTAGGGCAGTACAATGCCCCTCGTCTAATCTATTCCACATTACTTTTGTAGCTTGTCCTCTTATAGTCGTGCATACGAACTATCAAAACTACATATTACATAGTTGCCAAATACCGTGTAGGTTCCTTCGTTTCATACATACAGATACAATGTCATGCACACCAAGCACGGTAACATCGACCCACCATTAGTATTACTTGATGTCATGCACGTCGTGTAAGCTAGTATATCCTTATGCATGTACATGCTCATGCCAATACATCTAATAAATATTTTCTTTTTTTACTTCAGCAGAAATGCATCATTAACACCAACATGCCAACGCATATACTTTTTTGTTCCAAGTTTAAAACCTCTTTGATCTTTTATCCTTCTAGTTGACATTTATATAGCCTCTCCAAATAGGGTGTTCGTAAATACCAATCTATTAATATATTTCCATTTCATCTTTTGCACCTTGTATATTTTATTTCTTATTCATaatttcctgtaaaaatattattATTCTTTTTCCATCCTAATATTTTTTTATATGCACAGTTTGTTACTAATTAAGAAATTCAAGTCCCTTCTTGCAGACGTTTCATGCGTCGTAGTTTTTACGTAAACTGGTTTTTCAAATATTTATATTTCCTACTTTACTCTTATTTATCAATTTCAAATATTTTTATTGGTATTTTGTTCCTAGTTTAACTACCTGCATTTTCATATGGTCGTGCTAACATTTTTTTTATAGTTTATACTAAATATTTGTATTTACTACTTTAGTATTCTTCTTTTTGCGGAAATAATTTACTATTCTTTATCCGCTTTATAATATCTTTATTCCCATTTATTCCTAATTTAACTACCTACATTTTATATGCTCATGCTAACAGTTCCTATAGTTTATACTTATCTCTTCTATCTTATTCCAGAAATTCATATACAAATATATTAGTTTTTTAAAATAAAACTGCAAGTATCTTCATAAGCATGATTCTCTCCGTCGACCACTTCACAGTAATATGTTTAACATCTTCTATTCAGTGGTAATCGGTTACCTAGTTTATACATGCATGACATCATCACATGCAAGTGTAATACATTTTCTTCTAGCCAATGGATTTGTAcacatgctgatgtcagcatgacatgaAGGCATTCAAACACAGTACATTTTCTAATCATCCATGATTCTATGTGTGTGACCTTTATTCTACTCTGTTGCCACACATACAAATCAATCCTTTCTTTTTCTGAAAAGTGACATCATCACATGCATGCTACAGACCGGACCCTCCTTTGCCTTCCTTTTTACGGCAACGCTTGTTTATCCTTTTTCAAGTAGTACTTGCCTAATTGCAACCGATCGGACTCTTCTCTCTTTGTTTTTTGACGTGAATTGGACCATCGTGATTAAGTACACATACATCTCTTACCTAGAATATTTCTACGTGACTGTCCAATTGTTTGCTTATGACATTATTTGTATGTAACGTTAAAACTTTTAATCTCAGCCGTTAATATAAGAAATTAATGGACATGATAATTTAATCTATATGAATGAACGTGAAAGCTTATTTGTCTTCTGTCTTAATTATGTAATATTTAATCTATGCGAATGAACGTGAAAGCTTATTTGTCTtctgtcttaattatataatagatagataaaTTTTTtgcataggtctcacgtcagggggggtctccgagtcgtccacgagatagggggcgcgcccagggggtagggcgcaccccccaccctcgtggacggcccgagcTCTTATGGCCCAATTCTTTCACtcccggggcttcttttggtccataaaaaatcatcaaaaattggcacgttaattggactctattcggtattccttttctgtaaaactcaaaaacaaggaaaaaaatagaaactgacactgagctctaggttaattggttagtcccaaaaatcatataaaatagcatataaatgcatataaaacatcctagatggataatataatagcatggaagaatcaaaaattatagatacgttggagatgtatcaatgcgtaggtaagaacggttcttgctaagacggtagcagccacgtaaaacttgcaacaataaagtagaggatgtctaacttgtttttgcagggcttgctgtgatgtgatatggtcaagacatgatgatatataaattgttgtatgagatgatcatgttttgtaaaagttatcggcaactggcaggagcctgatggttgtcactttattgtatgaaatgcaatcgccatgtaattgttttactttatcactaagcggtagtgacagtcgtagaagcaatagttggcgagacgacaacgatgcttcgatggagatcaaggtgtcaagccggtgacgatggtgatcatgacggtgctttggagatggagaacaaaagcacaagatgatgatggccatatcatatcacttattttgattgcatgtgatgtttatcctttatgcatcttattttgcttagtacggcggtagcattataagatgatctctgactaaaatttcaaggtataagtgttctccgtgagtatgcaccgttgcaacagttcttcgtgccgagacaccatgtgaagatcgggtgtgataagctctacgttcacatacaacgggtgcaagccaattttgcacacgcagaatattcgggttaaacttgacgagcctagtatatgcaaatatggcctcggaacactgagaccgaaagatcgagtgtgaatcatatagtagatatgatcaacatagtgatgttcaccattgaaaactactccatctcacgtgatgatcggacatggtttagttgatatggatcacgtgatcactgagatgattagagggatgtctatctaagtgggatttcttaagtaatatgattaattgaactttaatttatcatgaacttagtcctgatactatttgcataactatgttatagatcaatagctcgcggtgtagctccccgtttatttttgatatcttcccagagaaaaactatgttgaaagatgatagtagcaatgatgcggactaggtccatgatctgaggattatcctcattgccacacagaagaattatgtccttgatgcactgctaggtgacagacctattgcaggagcaaatgcagacgttatgaacgtttggcaagctcggtatgataactacttgatagtttagtgcaccatgctttacagcttagaaccgggacttcaaaaacattctgaacgccatggagcatatgagatgttccaagagctgaaattggtatttcagactcatgcccgagtcaagaggtatgagacctctgacaagtactttgcctacaagatggagaatagctcaaccagtgagcatgtgctgaaattgtctgagtactacaattgcttgaatcaagtgggagttaatcttctagataaaatagtgattggcagatttctctagtcactatcaccaagttattgaaactttgtgatgaactataatatgcaagggatgacaaaaatgattcccgagttcttcgtgatgctgaaatcgacaaaggtagaaatcaagaaaagcatcaaatgttgatgattgacaagaccactagtttcaagtaaaagggcaagggaaagaaagggaacttctagaagaatggcaagcaagttgccactcccatgaagaaacccaaaactAGACCCAAgactgaaattgagtgcttctactgcaaaggaaaaggtcactggaagcggaagttattgatgtgtactttactagtgttcatagtagcccctgggtatttgatactggttcatttGCTATGATTAATaattcgaaacaggagttacaaaatgaacaaagactagttgagggcaaggtgacgatgtgtgttggaagtgattccaagattgatgagatcaccatcgcactgTCCCTTTTACCTTcggaattagtgttgaacctaaaataaatgttatttggtgtttgcgttgagcataatatgattggctcatgtttattgcaatacagttattcatttaagtaaaataataattgttattctgtttacatgaataaaaccttatgtggtcatacactacaagaaatatgtcaacttgcgaccatcactattggtcactgaaaggtcattgtttttcatttgcgaccttttgcgaccaaaaacagatggtcaaaagctggcggtcgtaaactgatattagtgaccttctttgtgatatgtaaaaggtcgtttGTTCcatgaccaaatttttggtcactagcaacctccccaggccatgtagacatccaacgtggcaagctgatgtggcacaagaatcaacccgatccaattcggttttctacatgggcctagcccaacaattcggcctttttatatatttttctatcaattttttgtaaccttcatgggccaagcccaacattttTATGTCCATTTCATTTATCCTTTTTGTTCTGGCTTCTTAGAAATGCACGATGTGATTTGTTTGGGCCATAGCCTTCTTAGAGCCCAAATATTGTTTGGTCCAGTAGAATATTTGGTCTTTCTAATTCACAGATTCCAATTTATACACATTTAAAAATCAAACAATCAGTAATTCTCTTATTAAATGATCAAATCCAGAACTCATATGATCAAAATTCACAAAAACATACAAGACTGCACGTCCGCAGTAACATAGCTTGAACAAGCCTAATTACAGTTTATATCCAAGAAGTGTACGTGCAATCCAAAACATGGTGGCAAATATCAACCCAAACTATGGTTCACACCCTTGCTTGGCTCTTTGCTGACAAAGTATATAGTCGTCCTTGGACCTTGGGAGCTACCACCAACAGCACAGTTGTCCTCGTTGTAGTTCTGTGGTCAAAGTCCTCACCTAGAAAGGATTATACAACTCAGTTATATATTCACGACTCACAACTCATGACATGACATGACACTAAGAGAGAACATCATAGAGACTCAACCAGATCCTAATATAAAGGCTATTCAGACCATAGCTAATTTATTCCAGTATTTTTGGACATGTGTGTTGCTGCTGTTTTCTGGAAACATGGAGTACAAGTATTTTTGGAAACATGGAAGAACATGATTTATTATCCTGTAGACTAGACAAGAGTTGTTCTGACCATTGTTACTCTAGTGAAGAGGATGACTAAAATCACTCAATGGTTGAGAATACACTAACAACTTCAAACTCTCCTAACGAAAGATTCGAGTGCTGGAAACCTAGAAGCGGGACAGGTTATAGAGTTACCTGAGTGGAGTAAGGGACTATTTACAACATAGGAATTTCAAAGGAATCAGTCCATTTTCTGCAGGAACATAAATTAAAGTTAGTGTTCAAAACTTAGCACTAGAAGACCagtctcaaacttttcaaacttTGCATAATTAAGGGAACAGCCCCAGCAAGCATCAGACTTTTCTGAAGTTATGTCCAACTTGCAGAACAAAGTGACTTCTCAAAACAACAAGTTGTAATGATTGAGGGAAAACATTGTTGAACTACAATTAGAGAATGGTCTCCAAGATGTATTAAACATACACCTGTGAGTACTGGACAATTGATATAGAGATGAGCTACACATTTACTGGTCACTTCAGAAGATGGAATGACAAGGGATTGATTACACTATAAATATATTTCCATGGTTAAAACAAATAGCTCGTCAACAAACTGGGAAGCATAATAACTGCATATGCGTCTATCATTTCCTAACCAAAGAAAACATCCTTGAACTTAGGATGACCTGACAAGATGCATTCAGTCAAGATAAGCCAGTGCAACAACGGTGCATCATCAGTGCCACAAGTCCACCACAAAATCAAGAATGCCATGCCACAACTCTGAAATCAAGGAGGAAGCAGAGACAAGCCGTGACTTACAGTTGTAGCTTAGAAACCAAGCATAAGGGCAATTCAAGTACAAAACTCTGTAGTTAATACCTAATTCTTGACAGACTTGGCCATCTTGCGGAACTCCTTGCGCATCAGAGTCTTGTGCTGGAGCTTGGCAGGGGTGTTCTGCTTCTTGGTCTTGGTCGTGGACCGGACAACAGCCTTGTCCTCTCCCGCTGATGGCTGGACCGCCACGGTCTTGCTGTTCGCCAAGCCTGAAACCACATCAGCCCCACAGCAAGTTAGCTCCTTGCAGAGACACTTGCAAACAAAAGGGTTCAAAACACTACAAAGAGCTACGGACTTGAGAATTTGTAGGAGTTGACATTGTAGAGGTTGTTGGACTCCTTGCTGAACCGCAGCTTGGCGTTGCTGTTGCGGAACTGTTTTATCAAGAAGCAGTTGTTCTTCTTCACAAGCTCCCAGACCACAAAGCCTCGAACGGTAGTCATTTCCCTTGGCCTACATCACCAAAACAACAACCAAAGTCAGACCCTACAGCTAGCAACAAGCAATAGGACGCACTAATCCTACACAATCAAGGAAACATTTGACTATTTGAGCAAAATTGTATGCTGATTGCAAGTAGAAACAAGTACAGGGCATCACCAGGATCAAAATCTAGCAATAACGGGCCAATGATAATGTACTACTAGAGTACGAGCTCTTACACGTGATGCGAAGCAATCAATGCTCCCAGTGGGCGTAAAAGATATAGTAACTTGAATTGGACGTCTACATTGGCGGTCTATTTTCACTACCGGTACTGTAACTTGGATTAAACTAAGGACCACTACTACCTTGTTCTTGCTTGTGCTGATAGTAGATCATCAACACTTCAGCTATACTTTGACAGTACCACTTCTTTTCATAAATTACTAATTGGTGGTACTACTTCGGTTCTGCCATTAGAACAGAGGAATCAAGTTCTTGATGGATGCGTCAAAGATTGCAGATGGTAACAGGGAATGGAACGAGAAGGACTGGCTAATCAAGTAGGGTAGCAAATGGGTGTCAGCCGATGCACAAAAACTGGATACAACTAGTAGTCATCGAATAAATGCAGGTGGTAGCTTGTTGCTTGGCATTCTCGGCATCCTCGGCGTCATGAATGGTGTTTAATTGGAGATGGTCGGGAGCGTGACCTTGGCGTGcttctcctcccgctcctcctcctcctcgtcgtgttTCCTCTCCCCACCTACACAACCAACCGTCTCATCTCAGCCCACAGTTTGAAGCACAAGCACAGGGAAGGAACATTCGACGCTTCAACTCGGCGGCTTGGCTGTCAAATCATCATGGATTCCGAAACGAAATGGAATCAACGAGAAGGGGTCAGAGGTCGTGGCCATGCGAGGCAAATCGACGGCAAAACAACTCGGCTCCGGGAGGAGACGGACCTGATCTTGCTGGCGGGGACCACTTCGTGTTGTCGCCATCGTGGATTCGACCGCCGTCGCGCCCGCACGGGCTGGATCCAGCCGCCGCGTCGTGGTTGGAGTGGAGTAGATGGCGAGGTCGGGGCGGAGCCAAAGGGGCCAGAGACGGAGGCTGGCCGCACCGGGGACGCCATGCGATGCTCTACGATCGCGGTTGCGCGTTTCCTCCGGTTGGATCGCGAACGGGAGGAACAGGGTGGAAGGAGGACGAGCGCGGCGGCCCCGCGGCGGAAGGCGGCGAGCGAGGCCTCCGGGACTGGGTGGGTCGGCGGGCAGAGGAAGAGCGGCGTGGGGTCTGCTCCTCCGGGTGGTGGCGCGCGGGCGCGGGTGGCGGGATCGGCTTGAGGTAGGTGGCAGCCGCGGCGAAGAGTGGATCTGAATCGGGGGAGAGGGGTCTGGCGGGAGGAGTGGagttagggtttgggctgcgggtgggtggatggatggatggatggatggatgtgtgccatgtcatcaatccatggCACAAACATCTCCACCAATGACAACTAAGCGTATGCAAAtgtgttttttctttttgtttctcttttttgttttcaCCTATGTGAAGAACCTATCAAATATTAGTTACAAAATTGGACGCAACAAATTTAAATAACTATTTGACAGTATTTTatgtacaattgaccaaatagttttCTCTTAAAAGTATTCCGTCCAGCTCTCGTCCATTTTTCGAGTGtagaaaatgagttttttgtgaagaacctagcaaatatttgttgcaaatttgaaccaaatcaattttcaaaaatattgtgcacaagggtgcatattagaatggaaaacaattttgcctaaggaagttttcatttcctttggacgaaaaaatcatttttcatttttcgagtgcccaaaatgaggttttttttgtgaagaacctaccaaataattgttgcaaaattggaccaaatcaattttctaaaatactatgccatatttaatgcacaattgaccaaacgGTTGGGTGTcacaagttttgatccacctctggttaaaaagacaaattttcgccgattcagtaggaagcgggtcaaatttgaactgcagctacctcatagtttattctttatttttttccaaaaatcatttctaggtacttaagtatctatttaatcagagaaacaccaaaaaaatccaagattcaaccactagctaggaacggtcattcccactgtttttaccgcattttgaaacgggcataaaaaattcaaaaaaatcaaaaaattggaaaaccttaaCATTGTGTTATTATATGTGACTAAGTTACccgaaaaaataataaacttgtaatacgacaattatttttaataagtgttctcggaaatgagctatcatgtgtgaagattcatggctttcaacccaaatgctcaatcttatggccacattcatg
This genomic window contains:
- the LOC123156978 gene encoding 60S ribosomal protein L28-2-like; the encoded protein is MTTVRGFVVWELVKKNNCFLIKQFRNSNAKLRFSKESNNLYNVNSYKFSSLANSKTVAVQPSAGEDKAVVRSTTKTKKQNTPAKLQHKTLMRKEFRKMAKSVKN